The sequence below is a genomic window from Prosthecobacter dejongeii.
TGCCTTTGCCTTCGCAGGCAGTGCCTACGGCAGCCTCACAGCGCGCTTGATACGCGACTCGCTCTACAGCTACTGGCATGGGGGCGAGAGCACCACCGCAGCCGCAGTGCCAACCCCAGCTAAAGGTAGCCCTGCCCCGCCACCGCCAGCAGGACGTTTTGCCCGAAAAGGCATGCCCGCACCTCCGCCGCCCCCGGCCATTTCATCAAAAACACCGTGGCTACAAAAACAGGTGGATGAACTGGCCCGCCTGGAAAAAAACCGCACCCGACGCAACAGCACATTTCCTCTTTCACAAGCTCATCAACGCTACCTCAATGCCGCAGGCGATGTGCGGCTGCGCTTTGCCTATCAGCTCGACCCAGGAGATGCCACGCTCTACGAAATCTTGCACTACCACATCGCTGCGCGCACTCGGCCATCGGAAGCTGCGGTGCCGATCCTCCAAGCCCTGGCACAGCAAGCCATGAACTACGGCCTGCGCCAAGACGCCAGCTTGGCCGATGCCCTCACTGGAGCTGGGGCCGCCATCAATCTACTGAATGAACAACTGCGGCCTGAACGCATACTCCGGGATGCACAGGCTATTTCTCAGCATCGCGATACCCTGGCCCGCTGCCTTGACCATTATCAAAACGTCCGCAGCACCGCACAGGCTGAAGGCTGGTGGGAAAACATACCGCCTCTCCGCCGGCAAGAGTTGGAAGAGCACGCCAAGTTCCTCACCCACATCCGTGAGGTAATCCAGCGCACCCAGCCTTCCACTGGGCCAGGGCCTTCCAATGTCCCTTTATTAAAAACACCTTAGCGTTAGCCCAGAAGGTTGGCATTGAACACATCCTCAGAGATCACCCCACCGCGGTAATGGTTCATGAGGCACTGGTCCCAGCGCAGATTTCCCTTATAGCGCAGAGCATCCGCTAAGGAAGTGGCACTGCCATCGTAAGCGCGCATCCCTGCGGCTACCGCTTCATTCGTGTTTTGCAGATACTCAGTCACCAGCACACGTCCGTTAAATCCCGTGAGCAGTCCCTGGGAAAGCACAAAGGTCAGGGTTTCACTCAAGCGATGCAAGATCCCCGACTGCTGTTCTTTGGGGAAAAACTCCAAGATACGGTCAATCGTCTTCACTGCACCGCGAGTGTGCAGAGTGGAAAGCACAAAGTGCCCTGTCTGCGCCGCCTCGATGCAAGTCTCCATCGTTTCACGATCACGAATTTCCCCGATCAAAATAATGTTAGGCGTCTTGCGCAGCACTTCTTTGAGCCCGCTCTGGTAGGAGATCGTGTGCCGCCCCACCTCTTGCTGCGTCACCAGAGAGGGGGCAGGAACGCGTACCCCAGCCTGGTTCGGGTCATCCATCGTCGTGTCATAACGGTACTCGATAGGATCTTCGATGGTGACAATGTGCTTCTGAAAATTCCGCCGGACCCAATCTAGAATCGCCGCTAGCGTGGTGGATTTCCCTGAGCCCGTCGGGCCCGTAATCAACCCCAGACCAAACCGACGCTGCATCAGATCGCGCAAGCTATCAGAAATCAGTGGATCAATGCCAAGCGTCTCCAGTTGAGAAATTTTAGCCCGCAGCCAGCGGCAGGTCACGCCCAGACCATGCTCACTCAAATGCACCTGAACACGCATGCGCACGGGCGAGCCCAGCGCCCCTTCCTCACAGCTAAAGTCAATCACTCGGCGTGAGCGCACCAGTTCCCACATGCGGTCTCCCGTGGCACTGGCTGCATCATCCGACCAAATCTCATGCGACTGACGTGTGTACAAGCCCTCGGCGAGCCGGGCAACGGCCTCTGCATCTTGGATACCGAAAGATTCGGCAATCTCCAACCCTCGATTGGTATGCAGGTAGATCAAGCCTCCTGTCCGCACCTGCACGTCCGAAATTTCTCGCCCAGCAAAAGCGACGGCAAGCTGACCTAGAATATCAGGAGAAGTGGGGGCAGAACACATAAAAGGTTAGACAATCAATCTTGCGGAATCTCTTCGATGACAACGAGCCAATTCATCGGGTGAATCGGCGGCAGTTCAGCCGGGCTGCGAAGGGGCGTTAATTCAGCCGAAATACTATCTGCATGCACCGCATCATCACTGCCAGATTTCATGTCGAGCGGCTTCCAGGGAGCTGCCGTGCCACCTGTGGCTAGACTGCCTAACTGGCCACGATGATCAATGGGACGATTGAAACCAGTGGTGCCCACTCGTAGCTCGGCGGCAAAGATGGACAGCGGTGGATAAAACTCCGTGGCTTCGTCCAGACCTGAGCCCACCGGCACCCCAGAGGCTGCCACCGCATTCAGGTCATCCCCCACATACACTCGTAAAGGTGCCACGATGGAGAGCCCCGCCGTGTAGTTCGTGAGGTTCTTACCCTGACGAATAATGACACACATATCTTCCACGGCAGGAGGTTCACTAACGGTTCGAACGATCAAAGGTTTCAGGCTAGGATCCACTCCAAAATAAAGACTGTTATTCTTGGCTACAGAGGCACCGCCCTGGGCCTGCAACCAGGCATCCAGCAGCATCGGGTGAAACGTCACACAAGAACGACTGTTATTGGTCAATTCCACCTGGAAGGGTATAGCCGCCCCCCCTGGCTCAAAACTCGTTGGCCAGTTCACTCCACGACGAAGAACCACTTCCGAAAGACTGCCTCCCTGATTTAGAAACCGAACCCGTAAAGCCGTGGGCGTTTGATCCTCAAAACTCACCATGTCAATGGCCTCCACCGTCATGGCACAACGCTGCCCTCCTGCCGTGTAGTCATCCCAGGCAGTTGAGGTGCTTCCAGCCGATCTCCGCCGCAGATACCCTGCCCCAGTCGGTAGAGGCATGAAGCTCAACCTGCCCGAATTCGCAGAAATCGCTACGGGTAAAACATCCGTTCCCTCGGCTGCTTGCAGCCTCTCCCGCTCTCCCATGGCATCGAAATTGGACGCCACCGTGACACCTCCGAGATCCATCTCCTGTGCCAGTTCGATGCCGCTTCGACCCGCTAAACGCGTGGCTCCATAGGCCCCTTCGACCCTCATCTGATCTGCATAAACGGAGCCCTGAATACTCACCGCCCCAGCGTTCCAGGCCGTGCCGTCTTGATGCGTGCCGATGGAAGCAAAAGTCGCCGCCTCGATGGGCATTTGCGAAGGCACCTCGTAAAGAGACAGCACGTAATGGCGTGCCACACTGCTTCCTCGATTGCCATAATTTACCGTGAAAGCCCACCAGTTACGCTTCGCCACGAAAGGAGCCCCAGGTGCTGCATAACCAAAACGAATGTTCGGGTATGGAATCAAATTGAAAGTGGGATGTGCACCCACATCAGCCAGCAATCCTGCCTCTTGGGTGGTATATCGCTTCAAGGGCGTGATTAAAGGCCGCTCTGCATCCGCCGCCTGAAGCTCAGCACTCATTTCAAGCAAGGGTGGCACTTTCCCTGCAAACGCTGGCTGCTGAAAGACGGCCTCATACGCCGTTGTGCCTGGAGTCACTTGCCCAGTCACCCCAGAGAGAGAAGTGATCCAACTTTGTACCTGTTCACTGTCTCGATCTCCCACATCGCCACTGCGTTTCCCGGTCAATCCCAAAGACTGAAGAAGCGCCGGAGACAAACTTTGAGAGGCCGAAGAAAGTGCCACAGCCTCACTGAAAATGGCATTCCAGTCATGGGCATCCCCAGCGGCAAGATTGGCCCGCAGACAGTCAATCACCTTGTTTGGAAATACCGCCACCAAAGCCCTCATCAGAGCCTCCTCACGCTGATGATAATCCAGACGCAATTGCGTCTTAGACGCCTGGTCTCGATTCATCAGCGTCTTTTTAAAAAGCATGGTGAGACTAAAGGTTAACATCAACGCCAAACCTGTCACAATCGGCAAAGCGGCATAACCACAAGTCTGTTTTTTGAAATAGCCTTTCATCGGGCACCTCCACAGTAGCTGATTTCTTCGCCATTCGGCCCCGTCAAAGTCACCATGAGGATGCCCTCATCTGCACGAAAAGTCGCCGCTTGCAGACCTTGACAGATCAGCCAAGAACTGACTGTCCCATCTGGCTGTGCCGTGTAAAAACGCAGACTGGTGCCCGTGGCCCCGACTTCAGCCGCGATGAGACGCTCTGTCGTCGTTTGCGCAGCGCTTTTGAAAAACAACTTCACCGCTCCACCACCCGTGAGGATCGGCGTGCCGCCCCCCTGTGAAGCTTCAAGATTTGTGTAGATAAAGTAGTGGTCTGCCTGTTGAAAAATACGGCCCAAAATATTGCCTATTTTAGGCGCTTCTTCGGCCAGAAAAGACTGGCGTTGCGCCAGCGCCATGAAGCTTAGATGCTGCTGCAGCATCACCACCAGGGCACCACTGAGCATCACCATCAGCCCCATCGCTGTGGAGATCTCCATGAGCGTGAAACCTGCACGCCGGCGTGAGGGCATGAGACGTTTCATTGCACACGAAGGGTGGACCTGCTTTTGGTGTATTCATCCTCACCGATGCGATAAATCAAAACGGAATGCAGACGCCAAACAGCCAGTGCCACCGATGATTCACCGTCCGCTTCCCAGGTGCGAAAACGCTTCAAAATCGCCGATACACCTCGCCCTCCAGGCAGCTTTCCCAGCGTCACCGTTTGCTCATTCACCGCAGTTGCATTGCCGGCAGGAGCTGGCCAAGCCGAGCCCTCCCCCGCAACTTCGACAAAAGGCAGCCGATTTGCCAAAGCGGTTTCACGGCTCAGATAAGCATCCGTAAGCGTCTGCATAGTGGACCATTGATTTCCCGAAATGGCCAGAAGAGATGCCCGCATCAGGATC
It includes:
- a CDS encoding type IV pilus twitching motility protein PilT; the protein is MCSAPTSPDILGQLAVAFAGREISDVQVRTGGLIYLHTNRGLEIAESFGIQDAEAVARLAEGLYTRQSHEIWSDDAASATGDRMWELVRSRRVIDFSCEEGALGSPVRMRVQVHLSEHGLGVTCRWLRAKISQLETLGIDPLISDSLRDLMQRRFGLGLITGPTGSGKSTTLAAILDWVRRNFQKHIVTIEDPIEYRYDTTMDDPNQAGVRVPAPSLVTQQEVGRHTISYQSGLKEVLRKTPNIILIGEIRDRETMETCIEAAQTGHFVLSTLHTRGAVKTIDRILEFFPKEQQSGILHRLSETLTFVLSQGLLTGFNGRVLVTEYLQNTNEAVAAGMRAYDGSATSLADALRYKGNLRWDQCLMNHYRGGVISEDVFNANLLG
- a CDS encoding PulJ/GspJ family protein, which codes for MPSRRRAGFTLMEISTAMGLMVMLSGALVVMLQQHLSFMALAQRQSFLAEEAPKIGNILGRIFQQADHYFIYTNLEASQGGGTPILTGGGAVKLFFKSAAQTTTERLIAAEVGATGTSLRFYTAQPDGTVSSWLICQGLQAATFRADEGILMVTLTGPNGEEISYCGGAR